Proteins encoded in a region of the Nitrospira sp. genome:
- the aat gene encoding leucyl/phenylalanyl-tRNA--protein transferase encodes MFRLNRDDHRFPSVDRASPEGLLAVGGDLSPERLLAAYRKGIFPWYNDDQSILWWSPDPRAVLFPNKLHVSRSLKRRLCSDLFIVTLDTSFRNVIEQCAGPRPQYPEGGTWITGDMLDAYTRLHELRYAHSVETWQDGRLVGGLYGVAIGGAFFAESMFTRVDDASKVGLVRLVRQLQAWNFSLIDCQQSSPHVMRFGAEEVPRSDFIKHLNQALTLPNRRGRWQFDEP; translated from the coding sequence ATGTTTCGCCTGAATCGGGACGATCATCGTTTCCCCTCGGTTGATCGAGCATCTCCGGAAGGCCTGCTTGCCGTAGGCGGAGATCTGAGCCCGGAGCGGTTGCTCGCAGCATACCGAAAGGGCATCTTTCCCTGGTACAACGACGATCAGTCGATCCTCTGGTGGTCGCCAGATCCTCGCGCCGTATTGTTTCCCAACAAGCTCCATGTTTCGCGCAGCCTCAAGCGAAGGCTTTGCTCAGATCTGTTCATCGTCACGCTCGATACCAGCTTTCGAAATGTCATAGAACAGTGCGCGGGGCCGCGCCCGCAGTATCCGGAGGGAGGAACGTGGATCACGGGTGACATGCTGGATGCCTACACACGCTTGCACGAACTTCGCTATGCCCATTCCGTCGAGACATGGCAGGATGGTCGCCTGGTTGGCGGGCTTTACGGCGTGGCGATCGGAGGCGCCTTCTTTGCCGAGTCGATGTTTACCAGAGTCGATGATGCTTCGAAGGTAGGGCTCGTCCGGCTCGTGCGTCAGCTTCAGGCCTGGAACTTTAGCCTCATCGATTGCCAACAATCTTCGCCCCATGTCATGCGGTTCGGCGCGGAGGAAGTTCCACGGTCGGACTTTATCAAACATCTCAACCAGGCGCTCACCCTTCCCAACCGACGGGGACGATGGCAATTTGACGAGCCATGA
- a CDS encoding sigma-70 family RNA polymerase sigma factor, whose protein sequence is MDGSPTTRRSPASSSSDPQSAKNFDTLYKDHVDLMYRFAHRLCGEPESAKDLVQETFLNAYRGLGRFRGDAQISTWLYTIASRACLRMRRRRKGAPERELSLDEFIPTSDGEFRLQIPIDGLSPEEALQNKQLRQALDGAINQLPKKYKMVLVLRDMEGLSAKEVGSVMGLNERAVKSRLHRARLFVRRQLSARGLSEAPGDHDSLGWRRD, encoded by the coding sequence ATGGACGGCTCACCTACCACTCGCCGCTCGCCGGCCTCGTCATCGAGTGATCCCCAATCCGCTAAGAATTTTGATACGCTGTACAAGGATCACGTAGACCTCATGTATCGCTTCGCCCATCGTCTGTGCGGCGAACCGGAGTCGGCAAAAGATTTGGTACAGGAGACCTTTTTGAATGCCTATCGGGGCCTCGGCAGATTTCGTGGTGATGCTCAGATTTCAACGTGGCTCTATACCATCGCCTCGCGGGCGTGCCTCCGCATGCGGCGCAGACGGAAAGGAGCACCGGAGCGAGAGCTGTCGCTCGATGAATTCATTCCCACGTCGGACGGTGAATTCCGCTTACAGATTCCGATCGACGGACTTAGCCCGGAGGAAGCGCTCCAAAATAAACAATTGCGGCAAGCGCTCGATGGCGCGATCAACCAGTTGCCGAAGAAGTACAAAATGGTCTTGGTGCTTCGTGACATGGAAGGGTTAAGCGCCAAGGAGGTCGGATCCGTCATGGGTTTGAACGAACGAGCGGTGAAATCACGCTTGCACCGGGCTCGACTGTTCGTGCGCCGTCAGCTCAGTGCACGAGGCCTCAGCGAAGCGCCCGGCGACCACGACTCGCTTGGGTGGCGGAGAGACTGA
- a CDS encoding helix-turn-helix transcriptional regulator → MASPQERFGLQVRKLRIKRGWSQEELAQRASRHWTYIGGIERGERNVTLQVIADLAHALGVQISAFFPSEDRR, encoded by the coding sequence ATGGCAAGTCCACAGGAAAGGTTTGGACTTCAGGTCAGGAAGCTGCGCATTAAGCGCGGCTGGAGCCAGGAGGAGCTTGCGCAAAGAGCAAGCCGTCACTGGACCTACATTGGCGGGATCGAGCGTGGTGAACGAAATGTCACTCTTCAAGTTATCGCTGATCTTGCCCATGCGCTTGGCGTCCAAATCAGTGCGTTCTTTCCATCAGAGGATAGACGCTGA
- a CDS encoding DsbA family protein has protein sequence MFSSLAFGQSTNQTADPAWRQSVEQVIESYIRSHPEMIEQAQQALEAKRQEEEKVRVKEAIATHRRELLHDPASPVSGNPAGEVTVVEFFDYRCGFCQRAAGSVTQLQKDNARVRIVYKDFPILGSDSVQAAKAALASRSQGRHQAFHEALLAAKGNLTKAEILQIANVVGLDTKKLVADMDNPEWLAIIERNRALASDLGITGTPAFVVGNELVPGAMDLAALNELVERARIR, from the coding sequence ATGTTCTCCTCACTGGCCTTCGGACAATCCACGAACCAAACGGCAGATCCAGCATGGCGGCAATCGGTCGAACAGGTGATCGAGTCATATATTCGGTCACATCCCGAGATGATTGAGCAAGCGCAGCAGGCGCTGGAGGCAAAGCGGCAAGAGGAAGAGAAAGTGCGAGTGAAAGAGGCCATTGCCACGCATCGGCGTGAGTTACTGCACGATCCTGCGTCGCCAGTAAGCGGCAATCCTGCCGGTGAAGTGACGGTGGTCGAGTTCTTCGATTATCGCTGTGGGTTCTGTCAGCGAGCCGCAGGATCGGTCACACAGTTGCAGAAAGACAACGCGCGCGTACGCATCGTGTATAAGGACTTCCCTATCTTGGGTTCAGACTCTGTGCAAGCGGCAAAGGCGGCATTGGCGTCCCGATCGCAAGGCCGACATCAAGCATTTCATGAAGCGCTTCTCGCTGCGAAGGGCAATCTGACGAAAGCGGAGATACTACAGATCGCCAACGTCGTAGGCTTGGATACCAAAAAGCTCGTGGCCGACATGGATAACCCAGAATGGCTTGCAATCATCGAGCGCAACCGGGCACTTGCAAGCGATTTGGGTATCACTGGTACCCCAGCGTTCGTGGTGGGCAACGAGTTGGTCCCTGGCGCCATGGATCTGGCAGCGCTCAACGAACTCGTCGAACGAGCGCGTATACGATAA
- the xth gene encoding exodeoxyribonuclease III has translation MKVATYNVNSLRKRLPIVLEWLDRHQPDVLCLQETKVQDSEFPLLALAPSGYETTFRGMKSYNGVAILSRKKPEAVVYGFDDGGDPEDSRLLRVIIDGIPIINTYVPQGFEIDSPKYAYKLAWYERLRNYFNAHLSPQAPAIWCGDMNVAPRPMDVHSPEKHLNHVCYHEAARKAYEQTVAWGFQDVFVKLYPTRQQYTFWDYRAPSSLEANKGWRIDHMMATAPLAAKCVKADVDVEPRRAKEPSDHTFLWAEFSI, from the coding sequence ATGAAAGTCGCGACGTACAACGTCAATTCATTGCGCAAACGTTTGCCGATCGTGCTCGAGTGGCTCGATCGGCATCAGCCCGATGTCCTGTGCCTCCAAGAAACCAAGGTCCAGGACAGCGAGTTTCCACTGCTCGCGCTGGCACCCAGCGGGTATGAGACAACCTTTCGAGGGATGAAATCCTATAACGGGGTGGCGATCCTCAGCCGAAAGAAGCCGGAAGCAGTTGTCTACGGATTCGACGATGGAGGAGACCCCGAAGACTCTCGCTTGCTGAGGGTCATCATCGATGGTATTCCCATCATCAACACCTACGTGCCGCAGGGGTTCGAAATCGATTCGCCGAAATATGCGTACAAGCTTGCCTGGTACGAACGACTACGCAACTACTTCAATGCCCATCTTTCACCGCAAGCCCCGGCTATCTGGTGCGGAGATATGAACGTCGCTCCACGCCCCATGGACGTCCACAGTCCGGAGAAACATCTGAACCATGTCTGCTATCATGAGGCCGCCCGCAAAGCCTATGAACAGACGGTCGCCTGGGGATTTCAGGATGTCTTTGTGAAGCTTTACCCGACACGTCAACAATATACATTCTGGGACTACCGCGCACCGAGCTCGCTGGAAGCGAACAAAGGATGGCGTATCGATCATATGATGGCGACGGCACCGCTGGCGGCAAAGTGTGTAAAAGCGGATGTGGACGTCGAGCCGCGGCGAGCGAAAGAGCCTTCAGACCATACCTTTCTATGGGCCGAGTTTTCGATCTGA
- the tdh gene encoding L-threonine 3-dehydrogenase, which yields MQALVKTTAGPGLTLTDWADPTAGPHDAVVKVAATSLCGTDVHIYRWDEWAQRRIHPPRIIGHELCGHVVEVGREVSLVKIGDYVAAESHLTCGACFQCRTGQAHVCKNYKILGIDRDGSYAQYVALPEGVLWHTAPEIPPELACVQEPLGNAVDAALAEDLTGHTVLITGCGPTGLFAAAVARTAGAATIIASDVSDYRLGLAKQVGADHVLNVRAESPEQVAAAILEMTAGEGVDAALEMSGDPTAMHQAFRAVKNGGRVTLFGIPTGPVCFDLPNEVIFKGIRVYGITGRRLFGTWYRLAGLFKAGLDIRPVITHSFPLREFVTGFELIQSGQCGKVVLLP from the coding sequence ATGCAAGCACTCGTCAAGACTACCGCTGGACCTGGTTTAACCCTCACCGATTGGGCGGACCCAACCGCCGGGCCGCACGACGCTGTGGTGAAGGTGGCTGCGACCTCGTTATGTGGAACCGACGTCCATATCTATCGTTGGGACGAATGGGCACAACGACGGATTCATCCCCCACGCATCATCGGCCATGAATTGTGTGGCCACGTCGTAGAGGTCGGTCGTGAAGTATCTCTGGTCAAGATCGGTGACTATGTCGCCGCCGAATCACACCTGACCTGTGGAGCCTGCTTTCAGTGTCGCACCGGGCAGGCGCATGTATGCAAGAATTACAAGATCCTGGGGATCGATCGGGACGGCTCTTACGCTCAGTATGTCGCGCTGCCAGAAGGTGTCTTGTGGCACACAGCTCCGGAAATCCCCCCCGAGTTAGCCTGTGTCCAGGAGCCGCTTGGTAACGCCGTTGATGCTGCTCTCGCTGAAGACCTGACCGGACATACCGTGTTGATCACGGGCTGTGGCCCGACCGGTCTATTTGCCGCCGCTGTCGCACGAACAGCCGGGGCCGCGACCATTATCGCGTCCGATGTCAGCGACTACCGGCTTGGCTTGGCGAAGCAGGTTGGAGCGGATCACGTGCTCAACGTGAGAGCCGAGTCACCGGAGCAAGTGGCGGCGGCCATCCTCGAGATGACCGCTGGTGAAGGAGTCGATGCAGCGCTGGAGATGTCGGGAGACCCCACGGCCATGCATCAAGCCTTTCGCGCGGTGAAGAACGGCGGACGAGTCACCCTGTTCGGTATTCCGACCGGTCCCGTTTGCTTTGATCTGCCGAACGAAGTTATTTTTAAGGGCATCCGTGTCTATGGGATCACCGGGCGACGCTTGTTTGGGACTTGGTACCGATTGGCTGGTCTCTTCAAGGCAGGTCTCGATATTCGACCGGTGATCACACATTCATTCCCACTGCGCGAGTTTGTGACGGGCTTTGAGTTGATCCAGTCGGGTCAGTGCGGCAAAGTTGTCCTACTCCCGTAA
- a CDS encoding LysR substrate-binding domain-containing protein — translation MNQSMTLTELQYVVAVAQERHFGRAAERVFVTQPALSLAIKKLEEELGTTIFERRQARIELTALGEQIVHQAQRVLEEVEQIKILAAQGKDQLTGLLRFGVIATVGPYILPDLVPLLNARAPKMPLELEENLTQNLVGMLKSGKLDVIMIALPFDEPAILTTVLYDEPFRALVPIGHPWQKRKLIDSRQLGSEKVLLPHAGHCFRQQVLDACPELSRSDTEGWQGNSLETIRQMVVSGFGITVMPCSALTPKYQNKRLIAIKLADPMPGRRIGLAWRRGFTRPQVVDVIREAVQALKVPGLKMVTE, via the coding sequence ATGAACCAATCGATGACTCTGACGGAATTGCAGTACGTAGTCGCCGTAGCTCAGGAGCGCCATTTCGGGCGGGCCGCCGAGCGCGTTTTTGTCACTCAGCCGGCGTTGAGTCTGGCGATCAAGAAGTTGGAAGAAGAATTGGGTACGACGATTTTTGAGCGGCGACAAGCCCGGATCGAACTGACAGCGCTTGGAGAGCAGATCGTCCATCAAGCCCAACGGGTGTTGGAAGAAGTGGAGCAAATCAAAATTCTCGCGGCTCAAGGCAAAGATCAATTGACTGGGCTGCTGCGGTTTGGCGTGATCGCAACCGTGGGACCGTACATCCTTCCAGATTTGGTCCCGCTCCTGAATGCGCGTGCGCCAAAGATGCCCCTGGAATTGGAAGAAAATCTCACTCAGAATTTGGTCGGAATGTTGAAAAGCGGAAAACTTGACGTGATTATGATCGCTCTTCCCTTCGACGAGCCGGCGATACTGACGACCGTGCTGTACGATGAACCGTTTCGAGCCTTGGTCCCTATCGGTCATCCTTGGCAAAAAAGGAAACTGATCGATTCTCGCCAGCTTGGATCCGAGAAGGTCCTTCTTCCTCATGCGGGGCACTGTTTCCGGCAACAAGTTTTGGATGCCTGCCCGGAACTCAGCCGGTCGGATACCGAGGGCTGGCAGGGAAACTCCCTGGAAACAATCCGGCAGATGGTGGTCTCGGGGTTCGGCATCACCGTGATGCCCTGCAGCGCCCTCACGCCGAAATATCAGAACAAACGTTTGATCGCGATCAAGCTGGCAGACCCGATGCCCGGTCGTCGAATCGGTCTCGCCTGGCGGCGTGGGTTCACCAGGCCTCAAGTCGTCGACGTGATCCGAGAAGCAGTCCAGGCGTTGAAGGTGCCGGGTCTCAAGATGGTGACGGAGTGA
- a CDS encoding catalase, with protein sequence MSDEKKLTTNAGCPVTDNQNVMTAGPRGPQLLQDVWFLEKLAHFDREVIPERRMHAKGSGAYGTFTVTHDITKYTRAKIFGQVGKKTELFARFTTVAGERGAADAERDIRGFAVKFYTEEGNWDLVGNNTPVFFLRDPLKFPDLNHAVKRDPRTNLRSAKNNWDFWTSLPEALHQVTIVMSDRGIPATYRHMHGFGSHTFSFINAKRERHWVKFHFKCRQGIKNLTDAEAEAVIGKDRESHQRDLYESIEKGAFPKWTLKVQIMPEKDAAKVPYHPFDLTKVWPHKDYPLIEVGVMELNRNPENFFAEVEQSAFNPANVVPGIGFSPDKMLQGRLFSYGDAQRYRLGVNHHLIPVNAPRCPAHSYHRDGAMRVDGNHGSTLGYEPNSSGEWKEQPDFREPPLSLEGAADHWNHREDQDYYSQPGALFRLMTTAQQKLLFENTARSIGAAPREIQIRHIRNCLRADPAYGRGIADALGIALTDVSA encoded by the coding sequence ATGAGTGATGAGAAAAAGCTGACCACGAACGCCGGCTGCCCGGTTACCGATAATCAAAACGTAATGACCGCCGGGCCACGGGGTCCGCAATTGCTGCAGGATGTATGGTTCCTGGAGAAGCTGGCGCATTTCGACCGCGAAGTGATCCCCGAGCGCCGCATGCATGCCAAGGGGTCCGGCGCATACGGCACGTTTACGGTCACGCACGATATCACGAAGTACACACGCGCGAAGATCTTCGGTCAGGTGGGCAAGAAGACCGAGCTGTTCGCTCGTTTCACCACGGTCGCCGGTGAGCGCGGCGCAGCCGATGCCGAACGAGACATTCGCGGCTTCGCCGTGAAGTTCTACACCGAGGAAGGCAATTGGGATTTGGTCGGCAACAACACGCCGGTGTTCTTTCTCCGTGATCCGCTGAAATTCCCGGATCTCAACCACGCGGTCAAGAGAGATCCACGTACGAACCTGCGCAGCGCGAAAAACAACTGGGACTTTTGGACTTCGCTGCCCGAGGCGCTGCACCAAGTTACGATCGTCATGAGCGACCGCGGGATTCCGGCGACTTACCGCCACATGCACGGGTTCGGCAGTCACACATTCAGCTTCATCAACGCGAAGCGCGAGCGCCACTGGGTCAAGTTCCACTTTAAGTGCCGGCAGGGCATCAAGAATCTGACCGATGCTGAAGCTGAGGCGGTGATCGGCAAGGATCGCGAGAGCCACCAGCGAGACCTCTACGAGAGCATTGAGAAGGGTGCCTTTCCCAAGTGGACCCTCAAGGTGCAAATCATGCCGGAGAAAGACGCCGCGAAAGTTCCCTACCATCCGTTCGATCTGACTAAGGTTTGGCCACACAAGGACTATCCTTTGATCGAGGTCGGCGTGATGGAACTCAACCGTAACCCGGAGAACTTCTTCGCCGAGGTCGAACAATCAGCGTTCAACCCGGCGAATGTCGTGCCAGGCATCGGCTTTTCACCGGACAAAATGCTGCAGGGGCGCCTGTTCAGTTATGGCGACGCTCAACGCTATCGTCTCGGCGTCAATCACCACCTCATACCGGTAAACGCTCCACGCTGCCCGGCGCACAGCTACCACCGCGACGGTGCCATGCGTGTAGACGGCAACCATGGAAGCACGCTCGGCTACGAGCCCAACAGCTCCGGCGAATGGAAGGAGCAACCGGATTTCCGCGAGCCGCCCCTGTCGCTCGAAGGCGCTGCCGACCACTGGAACCACCGAGAAGACCAGGACTATTACTCGCAACCCGGCGCGCTGTTCCGTTTAATGACGACGGCACAACAGAAACTGTTGTTCGAAAACACGGCCCGTTCAATCGGTGCGGCGCCGCGGGAAATCCAAATTCGACACATCCGCAACTGCCTGAGAGCCGATCCGGCCTACGGCAGGGGCATCGCCGATGCTTTGGGTATTGCGCTGACCGATGTGTCGGCCTAG
- a CDS encoding NAD(P)/FAD-dependent oxidoreductase encodes MTDDVVNVAVVGAGAAGLTGAIVVAETLARDGNSGRVLLLDGAKQIGAKILVSGGGRCNVTHEVITPKDFFGNRNVIRNILAGFSLERTIAWFASLGVDLKREPTGKLFPTTDDARTVLTALVDRAQDAGVIIRPNHRVTEISTSSAGFLVQHSHGRTQASRVVLATGGRSLPRTGSDGFGYRLVRGLGHRVTPTVPALVPLVLDRSMFHATLSGLSHDVELTSVVDGRAVDRRTGSLLWTHFGISGPVVMDASRFWTLATNRGAHVDLYGNFVPSRTAEELKEWFVARAAEHPKRSLTRILSMLVPDGLAESLCRHCSCDPQELVAQVVRRDRERVLSSLARFRFPIERDRGWNFAEVTAGGVPLEEINYRTMESKLISGLYLIGELLDCDGRIGGFNFQWAWTTGWLAGQSAARSLPAAKVPLHSA; translated from the coding sequence ATGACCGACGATGTTGTGAACGTGGCAGTCGTGGGAGCCGGCGCGGCAGGACTGACTGGTGCGATCGTTGTGGCGGAGACCCTCGCAAGAGACGGAAATTCTGGACGGGTGCTCTTGCTGGATGGGGCCAAGCAGATAGGAGCCAAAATTCTGGTTTCGGGCGGCGGGCGTTGCAACGTCACGCACGAGGTGATCACTCCAAAAGATTTCTTCGGCAATCGAAACGTCATCCGAAATATTCTTGCGGGGTTTTCACTCGAACGGACAATCGCGTGGTTCGCTTCGCTCGGTGTCGACTTAAAGCGCGAACCGACGGGCAAGCTGTTTCCCACCACCGACGACGCGCGGACCGTCCTCACCGCATTGGTTGATCGTGCTCAGGATGCGGGCGTCATCATCCGTCCGAACCATCGTGTGACCGAGATCTCAACGTCAAGTGCAGGATTTCTGGTGCAGCACAGTCACGGACGGACGCAGGCATCCCGAGTCGTGCTCGCCACAGGCGGCCGGTCGTTACCGAGAACCGGCAGCGATGGATTTGGATATCGACTGGTTCGTGGCCTCGGCCATCGCGTGACGCCGACGGTGCCGGCTCTCGTCCCTTTGGTGCTCGATCGTTCCATGTTTCACGCAACGCTCTCAGGCCTATCGCATGACGTGGAGCTGACCAGCGTGGTGGATGGCCGAGCAGTCGATCGACGGACCGGTAGTCTACTCTGGACCCATTTCGGGATCAGCGGCCCCGTGGTCATGGACGCCAGCCGTTTCTGGACCTTGGCGACGAACCGAGGCGCACACGTTGATCTTTACGGCAACTTTGTTCCAAGCAGGACAGCAGAAGAACTGAAGGAGTGGTTTGTAGCCCGAGCGGCTGAACATCCCAAGCGCTCACTGACACGAATACTGTCGATGCTGGTCCCGGATGGACTTGCCGAATCTCTCTGCCGCCATTGTTCATGCGACCCGCAGGAACTCGTGGCTCAGGTCGTGCGCCGCGACCGAGAGCGGGTACTGAGCAGCCTGGCAAGGTTTCGTTTTCCGATTGAGCGGGACCGTGGATGGAATTTTGCGGAAGTCACGGCGGGCGGCGTGCCGTTGGAAGAAATCAACTATCGCACCATGGAGTCGAAGCTGATTTCAGGGCTCTATCTGATCGGGGAGCTGCTCGATTGCGACGGCCGCATCGGAGGGTTCAATTTTCAGTGGGCTTGGACGACGGGCTGGCTGGCCGGTCAGTCGGCTGCGAGGAGTCTACCGGCCGCGAAGGTTCCTCTTCACAGCGCATAA
- a CDS encoding glycine C-acetyltransferase encodes MAYSSFKKALEAQLADIRSHGLYKAERQLLGPQGSDIRVAQGQVLNLCANNYLGLANHPAIVQAATKGLETHGYGMASVRFICGTQDLHKQLEQAVSEFLGTDETILYSSCFDANGGLFEVLLDEHDAVISDALNHASLIDGIRLCKAKRFRYAHSDMADLEAQLQAAGGCRLRLIATDGVFSMDGDPAKLDRIVELAERYDAAVVVDDSHATGVLGPHGKGTPAHFGVADRIELVTSTLGKTLGGATGGFTSGKAEVIELLRQRSRPYLFSNSLPPPIAAGALCAFDLVRQGDHLRKQLQANATFFRAELTKLGFRLIPGEHPIIPVMLGDAALATSMAEALLKEGVYVVGFSYPVVPQEQARIRTQMSATHTIAQLQRAVAAFAKVGRSLDVIQ; translated from the coding sequence ATGGCCTACTCGTCCTTCAAGAAAGCCCTTGAAGCTCAGCTCGCCGACATCAGATCCCACGGTCTGTACAAGGCCGAACGTCAATTGCTGGGTCCGCAGGGCTCCGACATCCGAGTCGCGCAAGGTCAGGTTCTCAATCTCTGCGCAAACAATTATCTAGGGCTGGCGAATCACCCGGCCATCGTGCAGGCCGCCACAAAGGGATTGGAAACACATGGATATGGCATGGCCTCCGTGCGGTTTATTTGCGGTACGCAGGATCTGCACAAACAGCTGGAGCAGGCCGTCAGCGAGTTTCTCGGCACCGATGAGACTATCCTCTACAGTTCCTGCTTCGATGCGAATGGGGGGCTCTTCGAGGTGTTGTTGGATGAGCATGATGCCGTCATCAGCGACGCCTTGAACCATGCCAGCCTGATCGACGGCATCAGACTCTGCAAAGCCAAGCGATTCCGATACGCCCATTCCGACATGGCAGACCTCGAAGCGCAACTTCAGGCAGCAGGTGGATGCCGTCTGCGTCTGATTGCAACCGATGGAGTGTTCTCGATGGATGGTGATCCGGCTAAACTGGATCGGATCGTCGAGCTGGCGGAACGGTATGATGCGGCGGTGGTGGTTGATGACAGCCACGCGACAGGAGTTCTGGGTCCTCATGGCAAGGGGACGCCGGCTCATTTCGGGGTCGCCGACCGAATCGAGCTCGTGACGAGTACCTTGGGGAAAACGCTTGGTGGCGCGACCGGCGGGTTTACATCCGGCAAGGCCGAAGTGATCGAGCTGCTGCGTCAACGATCGCGGCCCTACCTGTTCTCGAACTCGCTTCCTCCTCCCATCGCGGCCGGTGCCTTGTGCGCGTTCGATCTCGTGAGGCAGGGCGATCATCTCAGGAAACAGCTTCAGGCCAATGCGACCTTCTTCCGGGCTGAGCTGACCAAGCTTGGCTTCCGACTTATCCCTGGCGAACATCCCATCATTCCCGTGATGTTGGGTGACGCCGCCCTTGCGACCTCCATGGCGGAGGCATTATTGAAAGAAGGAGTCTACGTCGTCGGGTTTAGCTATCCGGTAGTGCCGCAAGAACAGGCAAGGATCCGGACTCAAATGTCGGCTACCCATACAATCGCTCAGCTGCAACGAGCCGTGGCGGCTTTCGCGAAGGTGGGCCGGTCTCTCGATGTGATCCAATAG
- a CDS encoding YceI family protein: MKIWTNWMQGIVITGLLGFFPLGVWAETARWDIDPDHSVIEFRVTHMVVSKTSGRFLSYRGFVDLDSDVKSLKTIEATINAESINTNQEKRDAHLRNPDFLDVKQFPTITYKMKTYQKEGDTYKVLGNLTLRGVTKEVMLTGTFNGATKDPWGNTRAGFTADGTLNRKDFGMIWNKTLDNGGLVVGDEVQIRLDIECIKAKNP, from the coding sequence ATGAAAATCTGGACTAACTGGATGCAGGGAATCGTCATCACGGGTCTGTTGGGATTCTTCCCACTGGGCGTCTGGGCGGAAACGGCTCGTTGGGACATTGATCCCGATCATTCGGTCATTGAATTTCGCGTGACTCACATGGTGGTGTCCAAAACGTCGGGGCGCTTCCTGTCCTATCGTGGATTTGTTGATCTGGATTCCGACGTGAAATCCTTGAAGACGATTGAAGCCACGATCAATGCTGAATCGATCAACACGAACCAAGAGAAACGTGACGCGCATCTGCGCAACCCCGACTTCTTGGACGTCAAACAGTTCCCGACGATCACGTACAAGATGAAAACCTACCAGAAAGAAGGAGATACCTATAAGGTTCTCGGCAACCTGACTCTGCGCGGCGTGACCAAAGAGGTCATGCTCACCGGCACGTTCAATGGCGCCACCAAGGATCCCTGGGGCAATACCAGAGCCGGATTTACCGCCGACGGAACATTGAATCGCAAGGATTTCGGTATGATTTGGAACAAGACGCTCGATAATGGTGGGTTAGTCGTCGGAGACGAAGTCCAGATCCGCCTGGACATCGAATGCATCAAAGCGAAAAACCCGTAG
- a CDS encoding zinc-dependent alcohol dehydrogenase family protein produces the protein MVLNHTSDIFSNPLQLQDRPIPIPKKDQVLVKIHVCGVCRTDLHVVEGELPDVAWPLIPGHQAVGTVMQVGSKASVVNEGARVGIAWLQGTCGQCEFCTNGRENLCVQAKFTGYQVDGGYAEYAVVPARFAYPIPPIFSDEEAAPLLCAGIIGYRALRLSGIKSGQRLGLYGFGASAHIAIQIARHWGCQVYVSSLKREHQELAKQLGAVWVGGATEMPPDKLHGSIIFAPAGELVPLALRALDRGGTLALAGIHMSPIPSLDYDRDVFGERVIRSVTANTRQDGVDLLREAAAIPIKPHTVRFPLEQANRALQELKAGSFQGAAVLTI, from the coding sequence ATGGTGCTCAATCACACGAGCGATATCTTCAGCAACCCTTTGCAGCTCCAAGATCGGCCGATTCCCATCCCCAAGAAGGATCAGGTCCTTGTCAAGATTCACGTCTGTGGCGTCTGTCGCACGGATCTCCATGTGGTGGAAGGAGAACTTCCGGACGTCGCATGGCCGTTGATCCCCGGCCACCAAGCAGTCGGCACGGTGATGCAAGTCGGCTCCAAGGCCTCAGTAGTCAACGAAGGAGCCCGCGTCGGGATCGCCTGGCTTCAGGGGACATGCGGACAGTGCGAATTCTGTACAAATGGGCGAGAAAATCTTTGCGTACAAGCGAAGTTCACCGGCTATCAGGTTGACGGCGGTTATGCGGAATACGCTGTCGTCCCCGCACGGTTCGCCTACCCAATCCCACCGATCTTTTCTGACGAAGAAGCCGCTCCTCTGTTATGTGCCGGCATCATCGGCTATCGAGCGTTACGGCTCAGCGGCATCAAGTCGGGCCAGCGCCTCGGGCTCTATGGCTTCGGCGCATCGGCGCACATTGCCATCCAGATCGCACGCCATTGGGGTTGTCAGGTCTATGTGAGTTCACTCAAGCGGGAGCATCAGGAATTGGCAAAACAACTGGGAGCAGTCTGGGTCGGTGGAGCGACTGAGATGCCACCGGATAAGCTGCACGGATCGATCATCTTTGCACCGGCCGGTGAACTGGTGCCTCTTGCATTGCGAGCGCTCGACCGAGGCGGCACATTGGCATTGGCCGGCATCCACATGTCACCCATTCCTTCGCTGGACTACGATCGTGATGTGTTCGGAGAGCGGGTGATCCGCAGTGTGACCGCCAATACGAGGCAGGACGGAGTCGATTTGTTGCGCGAAGCAGCAGCTATTCCTATCAAACCACATACGGTCCGTTTTCCGCTTGAACAGGCCAACCGTGCATTACAAGAATTGAAAGCTGGAAGCTTCCAAGGAGCGGCGGTCCTCACGATCTGA